The Manis javanica isolate MJ-LG chromosome 13, MJ_LKY, whole genome shotgun sequence region CTGTGGCACAGGGGCCTGGGGACCCTGCCACTGCAGTGAACAAGCGGTGGGGCAGGTGAGAATGGCAGCTAAATGGGCCTGAGCATCCTGGGGTGGCCGGAGCAGCACCGCAGGCAGGCAGACAAAGCCAGAGACACAGCCCTCAGCTCAGGATCTGAGGGCCGGGCTCCTGTGGCTCCGGGGTTGGGTCCCCCTACCTGTCCAGCCGCAGGGGACCCCAGGCAGCCCTGGGTTCTTGGCCCCCTTCCTTCCAGTTTCTACCCCTGTCAAGTGGCCTCTTGCTGTGTGTCTGTCCAAGTTTCCTCTTTGTAAGGACCCCTGTCGTCAGGTAGGACCACCCCACCCCGGTGTGACCTCACCATAACTAATGCCCTCTGCAGAGACTGTTTCCACACCAAGTCCTGTTCTGGCGCTCCTGGGGGGCAGGACTGTTGGGGTGCTGTTCACGCCACCACACCTGGTTTCCCCCTAGCCTCTGGCTCCAGTCTGGCCCTTGGGGTGCAGTCAAGTCCCGGACTGGACTGTGGCCCAGACGGGACCTGGCAGGGTCAGGGGCACATGTCCGCTGATgggaaggtggggcaggggggaggGTGGGGCTCGTCTCCCTGCAGGGGAAGGCAGCCGCCAGTGGCCAGGGAGTCGGCTGTGTCTGCTGAGTCCCGACATTTCTGAGTGGGGGGTGGCAGCTCAGAGCCCCCCCGTGTTGTGGCAGGGACCCTGCGCAGGGCTGTGGCCGTGAGCTGTCCCTGCCCCCCTCGGGAGGCCGCCACAGGGTGGGCCCTGGCACCAAGGACCGTGGCAGGGTGCTGTGCGCCATACTCTCGGCTCAGCCCCTGCGGGTCCCCGCAGGAATCCCTAGCGCCCGTCCACCAGGCCATCTGGAGGGCTCACAGCGGGAGGGAAGGCTGGGGCACCCCGCAACTTGTCCTCCCACCCTCTAGCTGAAGACATGGGCGATGGGCCTGAGCAGCAGGGGTTCCTGGGCTGCACCCCAGGCCTCCCTGCTGCTACCGCCTCCTGACACTCGCCCCACGCCCTTGGCCTCAAAGCCCTTCCCCCGGGCTCAGCCCGGCTCAGATGTCCCTGCCAGGCGTGAGTGGGCGAGGGAGTGTCTGAGGGGCTGGCGGGGCTGGCTGGGCTGTGAGCCCGTCTGCCATGGGGGGCGGTCGGTCTCTCCTGTCCGCCTCCTGTTGCTCCGTGGTCTTCAGCGCCGTCATTCTGGAAGCATCTTCCTCCAGGATGCTGTGGGCCAGCTTCTTCTGGGGGTGCTGGCCGAGGGTCTCCGGTGGGGACACTCAGCCATCCCCAGGGCCCCTGACAGTCCCCCCAGCTCTGGTGACTGGGATGAGCGGGGACGAGCAGGCTCTTCTCTGACACGCCAGGTTTGTGCTTGCCGTGGGAAGTGCCGTCTTCGATGCCATGTTCAACGGGGGAATGGCCACCACGTCCACTGAGATCGAGCTGCCCGACGTGGAGCCGGCCGCCTTCCTGGCGCTGCTCAAGTGAGCCCTCTGGGTCCCTCACCGTGGGGTGGGTGCAGAAGCCTGAGGCTTGGAGAATAGAGACGGCCTGGCAAAGACAGAGACCCCTGGTGACAAGGCATCCCGGGCACCCGGCCCCCTGGAGGTTTCTAGAACTCTCCTCTGCAGTGGAGGATGCACTCTGAAGATCCTCATGCCATTTTCacttttgtgtccttttatcaaGATGTAATTCAGATATTTCACAATTTACCCATTGAAACTGTGCAAGTAACTGCATTTTGGTGCATTCACAGTATTGTGCAAACATCACCTCTGATTCCGGAATGTCCCATCACCCTAAAAAGAAGCCCCGTGAGCTGTCATCCCCAGGCCTCCCAGCCCCCGGCACCCACAGGCCCACGTTCTgtctggacatttcatagaaaGCGCGCTGTGTGGCCTTCTGTGTCCGGCTTCCCCAGGAGCCTGTTCCAGGGTTCACCCCGTTGCAGCCCATGTTACTCTGACGAGAAGAGAGAGCCGAGACAGGAGGCCGGCTTTCAGGAGCCCCCCACCCGTCTCCTTTGCTCAGCGCGATTCCCTCGCTTCTGGAAATGCTGGTGTAAATTGTCATGGGTGACTTTAAAGATCACCCCAAACAGTTAAATTTGTAAATGCAGTTTATTTTTTCCCATCCGATTATAAAACGGCACAGGCTCACACACATGCAAAATTAAGAACATACAAAAAGCATAAATAACAAACTGGAGCTAACCTGTCCCCCCTCTGACACACCACAGGGTGCCCTTGGCCAGTCCTCCCCGCTCAGCTCCAGGCGTCCCTTCCCTCACCCGGGCACATCCCAAACCCACTCCCAGGGGGTCCCCAGAGGGGCCACAGCCACGGAGACGGAAAGtgggtgctggggctgggggaggggtggagggtgtTTCATGGGACGGCTTTGGTTTAGGCAGGTGGAAAGCTCTGGGGATGGAGGGTGGGGTCGGCTGCACCACTGGGCGCTGTATGCCCTGAGCTGTGCACTCAGAGATGGTCATCATGGTGAATTTTTTGTCATGTGTATTTTACTGTTAATTTCAAAAACTGAAAGTGATGTCCATTAAAGAAATCAGAAACAACCAGGTTAGTCTGCCAGACGCTGGGGGTTGTGTTGGGGCTTCCGGCGCATTCCTGGCCGACACCAGGCGAGGGTGCGTGCCCTGGGAGTTCGCCCCTGTCGCCGTGCACCGGCCCCGCATgggggttctgatttctccaggCCCTCACCTTTGTTTTAAATCAACCCCAACTTCCGACCCCCGTTTAGAGTCTGGCCAGTGGCAGGTATTCAGGGTGTGGGTGAGTGTGAGTCAGGCTGGCCCTCTGGGCCTGTGATTTACCCACAACTCACTGAGCTTCGCAGCGAGGCCTGAATGTGGAGACCTCTGAGTCCAGGGCGGGTCCCACGGGCAGCTGGTGGCTCGTAGCCCTGGTGCCCTCACATGGGGAAGGGGGCAGGCCTGCTGTGTAGACGTGTCCCTGTGTTTGGGGGTGACTGGGTTAGCCCCCTGCTGGTACTCACATTTAATGGCCTTTGCTGGGTCACGTCTACACGTCAGCAGAGGCTGGTTTGGAACGTTCCTCGGGCCAGGACAGTGGGTTAGGGGTCCTGCTGGCCAGGTCTGGCCGTCCGAATGGAGCCATGAGCCCCTGGGGTCAGGCTGGGCagcccctgcctcagggcctccaCGTCCACCTTCCCAGGTTTCTCTACTCGGATGAGGTTCAGATCGGACCTGAGACGGTCATGACCACGCTGTACACTGCCAAGAAGTACGCGGTGCCTGCGCTGGAGGCCCACTGCGTGGAGTTCCTGAAGAAGAACCTCCGGGCCGACAACGCCTTCATGCTGCTGACCCAGGTGTGTGGGCGGGGCAGGCGCAGGCCCAGGTGAGGGGGCGGTAGGGGCGTTTGTCCGTGGTttgcacccctgcccccacctctggTGCCATCCCCTCCTTTTTTCTAGGCCGCCTGTTGGCAGGTGGGGCTCACGGTTCCCGCCTGTATTCTGATGCACTTTGCAAGGGTCAGGTGTGGGGCAAAAGGCATTTGGGTTCCCTTGAGACAGGCCTCTTGGTGCTGTGTCCAGTCGGGCATCGGAGGGCTCAGCGGGGCCACAGGGACCCAGAGACTGGGAAGCACGTGGACGCAGGTGGTTGGGGATGGGGTAGCGCGGAGTGTAGGGGGCGCCTTCTCCCAGGAGGTCAGGGCACCACCGAAGTGCGCTGGCTCTGCGAACCCTGGGCTCTGGGCGCTGACCGGCCACGTCGGGGCTGCCCTAGCCAGGCTGCGGCAGAGACGGGGGCAGCGGGGTGGAGGGGTCACTGCGTTCTGCAGCTCTGTGGTTCCAAGGGACCTGGAGGCCAGAGGCATGAAGCTACCGTGTCCGGCCCGTCCCCGGGGCCTGGAGGGGCAGGTCCCCGCTGTGGTCTCTGGCCGTCTGTGGGCCCCTGGGCCCCCGAGCTTGACATTTGTGTGGAGCCTCGGGGCAGGTGTCGCCTTCAGTCCAGCCGAGGCCTGGGTGTTCACACGCCCTCCCTCGCCAGGCCAGGCTCTTTGACGAACCGCAGCTTGCCAGCCTGTGCCTGGAGAACATCGACAAGAACACCGCGGACGCCATCACCGCGGAGGGATTCACCGACATCGACCTGGGTGAGGCCCTCGGGGCTGCGGGGCATGTGGCCAGGGACCTAGCAGCTGGGGCGTCCGCCGCGGGGCCGGGGCGCTTCCGTCTGGCTCCCAGGCCCGGCGCTGGCTGGAGAGCTTGGCGCTCATGCGTCGCTGCGGCCCGGCCCTCTCCGCAGACACGCTGGTGGCCGTGCTGGAGCGGGACACGCTGGGCATCCGCGAGGTGCGCCTGTTCAGCGCCGTTGTGCGCTGGTCCGAGGCCGAGTGTCAGCGACAGCAGCTGCAGGTGACGCCGGAGAACAGGCGGAGGGTCCTGGGCAAGGCTCTGGCCCTGATCCGCTTCCCGCTCATGACCATCGAGGAGTTCGCCGCAGGTAACGGCCAGCGGTGCCGAGGGGCTGCTCGGGGGGAGCGCGACCCCGGGGGGCCCCAGGTGTGACCCAGGCGCGTGTCCTGGGGCCGGCACGGTGGGTCTGGCGCCGGCCGCACGGCCACCCCCGAGCCCCTGCGGGGGCACAGCATGCTCGCTGCGTGCACGCGGGAAGCTTGGACGGCGCCTTAGAGTGTAAAGTCGAAGGACCTGCAGACGCCGCCCGTCCTGCGTCCCCGCGTCTCTTGCCTTCTGCTTCCGTGTGCACACCGGTGTGGGCGTGTGCCTGGCCCCTGAGGGGCCCCGTCTTGGACTCACGTCCTGGGGGTTGGGCTGCGGTGTCAGCACCCTTGACCGGCCCCATGAAGGGTAGGAAGGGGACCCCAGAGGCCTCCCTCCCCTAGTGCGGTGCTGACCTCGCCCTGGAGCCAGACAGGCCTGGGAGGCCCCGGATGGGGCCCACAGTGGTGCCCACCCGCCATCCTCTCTCTTAGGGCTGCCAGATTTAGCACCAAGAACGGTTTTCTAGTGTAAGACTTCCCATGTGCTGCAGGGCCTGCTTGGCCTATAGATGGGCGCTCTTGGCCCTGAAGTTCAGGTCTGACCGAGCGTCCCGTGTTTTATCTGCTGCCGGTGTCCCATCCGTGCTGGGGACCGAGCTTCCATCAGATGCTTGGAGAGGGCCCCTGGCGTGCAGGCCCTTGCAGGGCACTGTGGACACGGCAGCCAGGGACACCCCCTGTTGTGACCACAGAGGTCCCCAGACACAGCCACATATCCCCTGGAGGGCCAGGGTTCCCCCAGATGAGACCCCGGGCTGTGGCACTGGACTGCTCCTCTCCCAGACACCTACATGAGCCTtgctgcccctccccaccagccctggcTTGCACCCCAAAAGCCGTCTCCTGGTGGCCTCCGGCCTGCCTGGCCACCACACCCTCTGGGGTCCCTGGCCACCTCCTGGAACTGCCCTTCCCTTGTCCTCAGAATGGAGCCTGTGTGACTCTCACCTCCTTTGGGGGAGGGAGCCCCCTTTTCCCACAAACACCCTTGCCTAGGTACAGCCCCGACCtggccccccagccccacccagcttAGCGCACCGCGCGTGACAGGTGTGCTCCGGGCTGGAGCTGGGCCCTCTGGCCCTGGCACCACCACGTGGTGTGAGCCCATGGGGCTCGGGTCCTTTGTGTTTTAGGCAAGCCCCTTCTTCTTGGGTTCCACCTGAAAATACGAGAAACTAgaggaaaatttgaaaaacaagctCAGCTGAGCACGTACCGCTGAGGACCGATGTATTGTTCTTTCTGCGTTTCCTAGGCAGAGATTAAAAGAACTGTGGTCAACATTTTGCACTGGTTCTGTCCTCCTTCCCTCTGTGGACAACCGCCCCCAAGACTGCTTTGTGTGTGGGTTGTTGGGGGCAGAGAGCAGGGCTTCTGCAGAAGTGCATTCATAGTTGGTAAACGAGTGGTTCTGGAAGTAGAGGGTAGTGCCAGGTGAGACCTGGCCCTTGGCCTGTCCTCACCCACACGCGGCCGTGCCATCGCACACCCAGGTGTCCGCCTCCCGCACCCCTCTCTGGCTGCGGGGCTGTGTCCGGCAGGTCCTGTCACCTCCCCGTCTGTGCAGGGGCCTCCCGGCCCACCTGAGCCAGGAACCCCCATCTAGGGGCGAGAGTCCCCTGGGCAGGCGGCCGTGGGCTCCAAACAGGGGCCCAGTGGAGGCTGGGTGAGGGGCAGCAGGTGGGCTTTTGCCCAGTGAGCGAGCGAATCTGCACTGACCCCACCCCAAGCGCCGTGGAGAAGGGCGGTTTGTTGGGGGTCTGCCTGGACCCCTCCGTTTTGCAGATCCCGCATGGCCTCAGAGTTGCCGAGGAGGCAGCCGCTGCTCACCGTCCCTGTGCCCAGGGGGCACGCCTGCCCCTGGCCTGCCCCATCCCCATTCCCAGCCATGGCCCCAAGCGGCCCTGGCCCCACGCCCCTTGTGCCCACAGGGCCCGCGCAGTCAGGCATCCTTGTGGACCGCGAGGTGGTCAGCCTGTTCCTGCACTTCACCGTCAACCCCAAGCCGCGCGTGGACTTCATCGACCGGCCACGCTGCTGCCTCCGCGGGAAGGAGTGCAGCGTGAACCGCTTCCAGCAGGTGGAGAGCCGCTGGGGCTACAGCGGCACCAGCGACCGCGTCAGGTGGGCGGGCGGGGTGCGGGGAGGaaggcctgggggcaggggtcccaggagggTCTTCCTGCGGGCGGGGTGGGCAGGTGCGTGGGGCTGGGGGCGGCTGCGGTCCGGTCCCGGGGCAGCATCTCGCTTCTCCATGTGTGGCTCAGGTTCTCGGTGAATAAGCGCATCTTCGTGGTCGGCTTCGGGCTCTACGGCTCCATCCACGGGCCCACGGATTACCAAGTGAACATCCAGGTACCCACTCTGGCCCCTGGCCCTCGAGACATCCCTCCTATAAGGGTCTCTGCCCTGTGCCCCCCCCTGTGGTGAGGGGTGCCCCCTGGGACACCCGCGGAATGCTGATGATGCTTCCCCATCCCCTCGCATCTGCCTCGTCGGGGCCGAGGCTGGGCACGGTGTGGCTCAGCCTCTGTGGGGCCCTGCGCGTGTGCTTGGGGGCATGTAGGCCCGCGGCTGAGGGCGCCCGGCTCCCGGCCTGCAGATCGTCCACACAGACAGCAACACGGTCTTGGGGCAGAACGACACCGGCTTCAGCTGCGACGGCTCTGCCGGCACCTTCCGGGTCATGTTCAAGGAGCCGGTAGAGGTGCTGCCCAATGTCAACTACACGGCCTGTGCCACCCTCAAGGTGTGCCTGACCTTACCCCACCCCGATCCCAAACCCATCCCTGGCCCCAGCTGCGATCCTCATTCTGCCACGCTGCCTAGGGCCCTGACCCTGACTCTGGTGCCCACCCAGGACCCTGCCTGACCCCCGAACAGTGCCGGGACCCTGACCGTGCACTTCCCTTCCTACGCTGTAGCCCACCTCCTCATGGTGTGGCTTCTGCTGTGGACCAGAGGGCCTGCACCCGGGGGCCCCGGTGGGGTGGTGCTGCCCTGCCCAGTCGGGGGCCCGCCTGACTCTCATGGCCCCTGCCCCACAGGGCCCAGACTCCCACTATGGCACCAAAGGCCTGCGCAAGGTGACCCATGAGTCCCCCACGACTGGGGCCAAGACCTGCTTCACCTTCTGCTACGCGGCCGGGAACAACAATGGCACGTCCGTGGAGGACGGCCAGATCCCCGAGGTCATCTTCTACACCTAGGCCGCCGTGCCCTGTGGCCCCCCACCCCGCGCCTCTGGCCACCAGGAGGGGAGCTTCACTCTCATGGGGCCCCGGCCGCTGTTCAGAGCCTGACAAGGGCCGTGCGACAATCCCTCAGGACTCGGGGGACAGGGCAGGCCTGACCCGCCCCCCCCGAGGGtcctgcctgctgcccagcagcTCAGGGCTGCCTTGGGCGCCCGAGCACTGGACCCGTAGGCTGGCGGCCCCTGTGGCTGGTCCGGCTGCACGTGGCAGTGAACCCCGGATTTCCCACCCTGGTGGGAGACGGTATGTGGGGGTGCCCCTAGTGTTTTGTTGGGGTGTTGTGTTCCTTTGCTCTGCTCACTGGGGGAGCCCAGGCCCCACCAAGCCCCCAGCATGACAGCCTGAGCCCCAGGCAGTGGGACTCCTGTGGGCCTCGAGCCGCCTGCTGGTCCTGCTGGGCCTGCCCAGCCTCCCCGTTCAGCCTCCTCCAGGCCCTGCAGCCGAGGACGGGGGCCTCAGAGCCCGTCTGCCGGGAGGGGTGATGGTGCGGGCCCCCCACCTCTGTACATACTGCCGCCTGTCGGCCCCGGTGAGCACCGAGGTGCTGACCCCTGGGTGCCTCTGCCGCCCTGCGTGTTTCTGCCCCAGTGAGTCCTTTTGGGACCCGTGTATTCCCTGAAGCCATGAAAGGTGTGCCCTCCTCACACCACACCCACAAGtgacttttttaaataaaggaaagaaacgTACAGCCCTGACCTGCCTGCTTTTGCCTGTCGGAGCCCCTGGGGCCCTGGCAGCTCTGAGACCCAACCCTTCTCTCTGCGGCTGCTTCTACATCGTAAGAGGGACACATGCCCCACGCCCACTCTGTCATCAGTCTCCCCGTAGGCCTCCCCACCCGGGGGCTTCCACCACGGCCCTTCTATGCACAGTGGGGACCCGGTGGGTGGGTGGAATGGGCACAGCCAGCAGGGCGCCGTggggctgtggcccagtgggGCCTTCCCAGCACTCTGCCAGGACCGGGCTGCAGGGAGCTGCATGGGGCCCTCGCTGGCTCTGTCCTCTGGACCTGGGGCGGCGCCCGGCGCGCAGGAGGCACCCGCTGCTCGGCTCTGTCCCGAGGTTCCCCACTCACCCTGGCCCCTCTTCTGTGCAGTGAGGGATCTGGAGTCCGAGTAACAGAGTTTATGCCAGAGGTTCCCAGGAGAGGACAAGGTATTTTACAGTCATGACCCGGGCACAGTCCAGGTCCAGGACGTGGCTGGCTGCCAAcaccctctctgtgcctgagcTCGGCTGCGTATCACCTCCCGAGACCAGCCACACTCCAGGAGAACACGAATGAGGCCTTCCAAGCACTCCAGGGGCAGCCTGGCCTGGGCCTCCCTGTGGTTTAGAGCCGTCCCCTTGGGAGGACAGGGTGACAGTGCCCAGCGCTTGAGCCCACCCAAGTCAAGGGCACAGCCGGCACAAAGGCTTGGCAGTAAGACAGTGGGAGGGGCCGGCGGAGTGACAGCCCTAGAGACAGCAGTGTCCCCGGTCATGGGGGTCCCAGTGACCCGCCGTGACTATTCTCTGCCGAAAAGGACTCGACCCTCCGAGAAGAACAAGAGCAGCACAAGCCCCTGCCAGTGAAGATGTCCGGCATCCACGCGGACATCACAGAGATAAGCAGGAAACAGATCCGTGAGTGCCGCATGAACCGGGAGTTATCAGAACACATATATTCAAGGCAGTagagaaaatggacaaaacatGGCAACGATGGGGACTCTCGACAGAGTTAGAGTGTATCTACATTTGACAACCTGGAGCTAAAAAATACAATGTACCTGTAGCAAAGACCTCAGTGGCTAGACGCCCAGCAGGCTGGACACCACACAAGGCTGGACTAGTGAGCTAGGACACAGCGTCACAAGAAAAGCGCCCACACACAGTAAGAGGAAGGTGAAGGGACCACAGCAGCGGAAGAGCTGTGGGCCAAGAAGCGTCTGTGTGCGTGGAGTCCCAGAGGGGAGGAGTAATGGGCTGCAGGCTAAGAACTGTCCAGAATGGATATGGACACCGGCCCAGATCTGTAATCATCTCAGTGATGCAAAGTGAGATTATaagaaaaaattcacatataGTCCAACTGCTGGAAATCAAAGGAGAGCTGCAGAAAGTACTCCCGAGCTGGAATTCCGTGCCCTGCACAGACACAACGGAGTTAAAGGGGAGCATACAGCAAGACGGCAGAAAGAAAACTCAACCACGTCAACGTTTACATCACATGCAAACGGATTAAAGATGGCCAGACGATAGGAAACCAAGCCAGGCTGAGCACAAGAGTCACGCTTTGAAGATAACGGGAAATCACCCAACACCAACCCGAAGAAAGTGGGTGCACCCGAATCAGTGTCAAGCAAGACAGACTTTAACACAATGCATATTACTAAGAGTAAAGAAGAACCTTTCATAATGATAGAAGGGTCGATTTGACAGGAAGATATAATAACAGTCCTAAATATTTATGTGCCACAGAATatgctcaaaatatttaaatctagAGAACAAAATGGAGCAAAAATGAGAAATAGGCAACTCTGTAAGCATAGTCGGATATTAACACCATCACAACTCTCCCTAAATGACAGGACAATGAGGAAGAAATCCGGAAAGATCTTTTAGATCTGAACATGAACAACAGACCAGGCCTAACAGCGTATGTGGAACACGAGGCCCAGGGGCCGAGAGCTCACAGTCTTCCAGGTGTGCAGGAAACGGAGACCAAAGTGTTTCATATCACAGAGCAGTTCTAGACGAGAAGGACTTACGCAGGGTGTGTTCTCTGAGTACACAGCGCTCAGACTGGAGACCGACCACAGGCGGACAGCCCAGAGGATCCCCATGTTTGGTAGGTAAGACATTCTTACACAAATGTAGGCCAAAAAAGAAACCATGTGGAAATTAGGAAATACTTTGAACTGAATGATACTGTGAttaaaacataccaaaatttgaGGATCCTGCCAACGCAGAACGGAGGGAGAAATTTAAGCTTTATGCATAGGttagaaaagaaagtttaaattCAATGATTGAAGCTTTCGTCTTACCAAACTACAGAGAAGAGTAAATTCAACCccaaaaaggagaaataacagaGTACCAAGACCAAAgatgaagcaggaaaaaaatgaaatacaaaacaaaactagctggttctttgaagaaACCACAGCACAACCttgaaagaagaagagagagagagagagagagagagaggagacagcGCCGGCATCAGCAGAGGAAGGGAGACACCACTACAGTTTCTACCAGACACTGAGGAGAGAATCGGAGGGGTTGGGTTTCTCACTAGGATATCACCTGTCATGGCAGACCCACAACGTTAGCTGTTTCAGaacaaaaactagaaaaagtacAGATTTACTACAAGAATCATACATACaagcaaccactatggaaaacaatatgaatgtTCCTCAAGAGGTTTgaaatagaagtaccatatgatacagcaattctgAGTGTGCAGccgaaggaaatgaaatcagcaaCTCAGTT contains the following coding sequences:
- the BTBD2 gene encoding BTB/POZ domain-containing protein 2 isoform X1; translation: MAAGGSGGRASCPPGVGPGAGGGPGPSANAAPAPGNAAAAAAPAPAAPGPPPAPGPPPGPQSGPGPGAQAAAGGERAAEEPGAAALLREPVYNWQATKPTLKERFAFLFNNEVLCDVHFLVGKGLGAQRIPAHRFVLAVGSAVFDAMFNGGMATTSTEIELPDVEPAAFLALLKFLYSDEVQIGPETVMTTLYTAKKYAVPALEAHCVEFLKKNLRADNAFMLLTQARLFDEPQLASLCLENIDKNTADAITAEGFTDIDLDTLVAVLERDTLGIREVRLFSAVVRWSEAECQRQQLQVTPENRRRVLGKALALIRFPLMTIEEFAAGPAQSGILVDREVVSLFLHFTVNPKPRVDFIDRPRCCLRGKECSVNRFQQVESRWGYSGTSDRVRFSVNKRIFVVGFGLYGSIHGPTDYQVNIQIVHTDSNTVLGQNDTGFSCDGSAGTFRVMFKEPVEVLPNVNYTACATLKGPDSHYGTKGLRKVTHESPTTGAKTCFTFCYAAGNNNGTSVEDGQIPEVIFYT
- the BTBD2 gene encoding BTB/POZ domain-containing protein 2 isoform X2 — translated: MAAGGSGGRASCPPGVGPGAGGGPGPSANAAPAPGNAAAAAAPAPAAPGPPPAPGPPPGPQSGPGPGAQAAAGGERAAEEPGAAALLREPVYNWQATKPTLKERFAFLFNNEVLCDVHFLVGKGLGAQRIPAHRFVLAVGSAVFDAMFNGGMATTSTEIELPDVEPAAFLALLKFLYSDEVQIGPETVMTTLYTAKKYAVPALEAHCVEFLKKNLRADNAFMLLTQARLFDEPQLASLCLENIDKNTADAITAEGFTDIDLDTLVAVLERDTLGIREVRLFSAVVRWSEAECQRQQLQVTPENRRRVLGKALALIRFPLMTIEEFAAGPAQSGILVDREVVSLFLHFTVNPKPRVDFIDRPRCCLRGKECSVNRFQQVESRWGYSGTSDRVRFSVNKRIFVVGFGLYGSIHGPTDYQVNIQARG